TATaggagatttcatgacctgagaataacAGGTTTTGGCGttagaaaaaacctttttacagttgtttctagcagtaataaacagacgtctgttttctggagaattgttttgctaataaatattgaattaacAGTTTCGATTGGCAATCGCAGCAGCACagtgtgaggaaaaccatggaggagagtgaggcttgacctggaattgtcgagagggaataaaagattccatgctaGCCTGATTCCACGACGTTAtttaagaagcacatttgtcgaCAGGAAGACGAAAAATTTCTACCCAAGGCCCATCACGAGGAAAATCACGgcaagaatcccagtcagctttttTGTAGTTGTAAGAGGTTTGATAATAGGGGGATTCAggtgatgaagaagaatgagatattagttttatagaaattaaacTGTGATCAGAAGAACCTAaaggtgaatgtggagaaactgagcactgactaggatcagaaacaagacataagtcgagtagagaagatAGATAATTCGGGTTGTCAGGAaggcgagttggaaagttgattatttgagttagggattaaGAAAGGCAATAGGTGTGGGCtataatgcctgcagagtcactgacactagagccaagccattcagagtggtgagcattaaagtcaccgacaacaactatattagctgatggataaagagggcttggtcaatatgatcagaaataatgtcaaaaagagtgaagtcttgagatgaagaagagtgatatagaacaaagagaaaggcaatagagtgaagtggtgctaaacgaaagcacatgaaagaatagtctgtggattcaaacctagtttcaggacaaatgggtgaattcttacgaatgtaaatgccctggccaagcatgtgactattagagtctttacgaattagaGGCATAtacccatcaacactaagatcgcaagatgagacagccaaactcaatatacatttataaacaaatgtatatgtatttatgtatatatatatagatatatatatacatatatatacatatatatatatatatatacatatatatatatatatatatatgtatatatatatatatatatatatatatatatatatatatatatatatatagacacacacatatgtatatatatatatatatatatatatatatatatatatatatatatacatatatatatatatctatataaatatatatatatatatatatatatttatgtttatatataaaaaatgtatatgtatataaaatgtatatatttcttttaaatatatactcatGTATAATTACATagtattaaagtaaataaaaataaatgatctatatatatatatatatatatatatatatatatatatatatatatatatatatatatatatatatatatatatatatatatatatatatatatatttagtagaGTTAGTTAGTAGAAAACGCTGTAACTGGCAGAGCCAGTGAGTGTTTTATCAGGCACACTTTGACAGCCGAATTGGTCGATTGCAGCTCATCCAGCAATCAATAGCTGCTTTAAAGCTGTTGACTGAAGGTGATTTAACAACTTCTTCTGGCAGAGAGTTCCATACATTCGCTACTCGATTAGAAAAGATGTTTTCTCCGTGCTTTTGTTTTGTCATTTccttgaaatatttaaatcagtgACCTCTCGTATGATTATTAACTATTGAAAAAACGATTTCATTTTTCTAATTTGTCaatattattcataattttatacatttgtaCTTGATCTCCTCTTTGTCTCCTTTCCACTAGATTCGTTAGgtttaatttttcaagtctttttGTATAGGAAAGATTTCTGATTGATGATACTAGTTTAGTAGCTTTGTGCTGGATTTTTTCGATATAGTCACAATTAGATTTATAATATGGAGACCATACCGGAACTGCAAACTCTAGtaatatgcaaataaaagtaacaTAAAGTAAACGAAGTAATTTATAATCGAAACAGGcaaatgactttttaaaacGACCAAGCATTTGATTTGCTTTGTTAGAAGCATTAATCACTTGAgttttccattttaaatttgcattaaaaagcGCTCCAAGATCTCTTTCTGTATCTGACTCTTTCAGTTGAATactgtttaaattatataaatattttttgttattataaccATAATGCATAACTACACATTTTGATAAATGGTCTCAAACTTGGcttcttttatttgttaaataaaagaagCCAAGTTTGAGACCATTTGTAGACAATATCTAGATCATTTTGAAGATTATTAGCGCATTGTTCTGAAAATAATTGAGAAAGCACTTTTGTATCATCGGCATATAGTTTGGTTacattatgcaatttttttggaAGGTCGTTAATgtataaagcaaataaaagtgCTGCAATTACAGACCCTTGCGGTACACCACTAAAAATATTAACCCAGTCAGAAATAATTTCACCTTGAGCAACTCTTTGTCTTCTGTTTTCTAAAAAGGCTTTGATCCATTTAAGTATCAGACCATCAAAGCCGTATGCTTTTAGTTTGGCTAACAGTCTTTTGTGCGGAAAGGTGTCAAAGGCTTTAGCAAAATCTAACAAAATTACATCAACTGGAATACCAACATCTAAGCTTGATGAAATGTACCATGTGCTCTCTAAAAGGTTGGTGGTACATGATTTGTTTCTGACGAAACCATGTTGCGCTTTTGCTAGtagattatttttatacaagtaCTCTTCCATTTTAGCTCTAATTATACTTTCCATAATTTTACATGGAATAGAAGTCAATGAAACTGGACGATAGTTGCTGGGAAGAGTCTTATCACCTTTTTTGAATAGAGGTGTTACATTCGCTGATTTAAATTGAACTGGAAGCTGACTATTAGTTAAAGATGCcctaataattaatattagagGAATAGCAAATGCTTCTGCACAGTTTTTTAGAAGAAATGGACGCATATTATCAGGACCACATGCTTTGTTTTGATTaagatttttaagtttatctaaTATCATTTCGTAGCTGATATCATTTGGTTCTAGATCAACAAACTTTGAATGATTCTCGTTAAATTTAACTGTAAAATGTAGAAGTTCCCCTTCTTCTTCAATTACGAAAACATCTTGGAATCATTTATTGAGTAGATTAGCTATCTCTCTAGGTTCTTATGTTAGATCATCATTAGTTGTTTTTAATGCTCTGATTGATTCTCTGATTAGTTGTTGGCTGTTCAGGTATTTATAGAGAAGCTTTGGGTTTGTATTGgactttttaactaaaacattttcataaGCAAGACgagctatattatatatatatatatatatatgtatatatatatatttgtatatatatatatatgtatatatatatatatatgtatatatatatatatatatatgtatatatatatatatatatatgtatatatatatatatatatatatatatatatatatatatatatatatatatatatatatatatatatatgtatatatatatatacgtatataaaatgtatatatttcttttatatatattcaaaaatttaccaACATGTACATGCATAAAAacatagtattaaaataaataaaaatatatgatctaaatatatatatatatacatatatatatatatatatatatatatatatatatatatatacatatatatatatatatatatatatatatatatatatatatatatatatgtgtgtatatatatataagtatatatatatttatatatatatatatgtatatatatatattatatatatatatatatatatatatatatatatatatatatatacgtatataaaatgcatatatttcttttataaatattgataaatttacCAATATGTACATGCATAAAAacatagtattaaaataaataaaaatatatgatctctctatatatatatatacatatatatatatatatatatatatatatatatataatatatatatatatatatatatatatatatatatatatatatatatatatatattatatatatatatatatacagcattgtgaaaaagttaagaaccacaaaaaaaataaatcataatttatttttatttttaaattattttctaaccaaataaatttttctggtaaaaagaataataataataaactttagaaaatagacaaacaaaataaaaaataataatagtgataaaaacttttaaacaaatataaaaaatgtatttaaagttttataggtaatttttattttaaaaaaaatgtgaaaaagttaagaaccacAGAATAAAAAACGATAATTTTTACCACCTAATACCGCGTAATTCTACCATGAATTTTTAAGCACTCATTTACACGATTTGGCATTGAGTCTATTAAattctctaaaatatttttgggaACATTTCCAAATATTGCTCGTAAAATATTGCGCAACTCCTCAAGGCTCCTTGGTGCTTTCTTGGCAATCTCTTTATCAAGCCAACTCCAAAGATTTTCAATGCAATTTAGATCTGGGCTATTTGGTGGCCAAGTTAGACGCTCAATATTTTTACTTTCGAACCATTCAGAGACAATTTTAGCCCTGTGACATGGTgcattgtcttgctgaaaaatgaACGGAACGCTTTGCTCAAGTGCATCAATTGACGGTAacaagttgttatttaaaatatcgaCATAATAAGTAGAGTTGGTCGaccatcaaataatttaaacataccGAGACCATAATATGTCATGCAGCACCATATTCCAACCGACCCGCTACCTTGTTTTGTTCTTTGAATGATACAATCGTGATTATATTTTTCTGAAGGCTGCCTGCGAATCATAATTCGGTTTTTTCGGTTATCAACCTCGATATTCATCTCATCACTGAACAAAACTGTCCTCCATTTTTGTTTAGACCATTCTTTGACGCTTTGGCAAAATTCTTTTCGCTTTATATGTCGTTTGGTAAGTCGCGGTTTTAGAACAGCTTTTTTCCATAACATATTGTTAGCTAATAGTTTCCTACGCACAAGTGATGCCGAGGCTTGACGTCCATTTGAAAACTTCCATTCCCTTCTTAATTCATGCGACGGCATGGTTCGATTTTTCTTTGCCAACCTGATTAAACGGCGATCACCATTCGGTGTCGTCAAACGCGGTCTTCCAGAACGATGGCGATCAACGTAAGATTTCGTCTCTTTGAATCTTTTGATGATTGTTAGCACCGAATTATGTGATCGCTTTACTATTCTTCCAATTTCGTGAGCGGATTTACCTTCCTGGTGAAAATGCACCACTTTTACACGATCTTCATAGGTAATAGCTTTTCTGctcattttttcaaaaggaaagaatttttttttgtttgaaattaaatactttttttaaaagtatttaaaaaaattaatttttttcaaatgtttttattggttCTTTGGTAATAACTCAGGtcattaaaagaatatttttaaaaaaagggaaaaataaatttaaaaagaagtttccGCCGCATTTAGCACAAAAAATTCTTTgtggttcttaactttttcacaaaaaaaatataaaaaaaaagttaacacaTAATATTTAATCCTTATTTTTTATAGGTTCTATTAactaactttcaaaaaaaaaaatgttttttttttctcatgctatatttaatatgtttgaaaaaaaaagactattttattatatatagaataaaaattaattaaatttatttgaaaaaaaaatttttatttagtggttcttaactttttcacaatactgtatatatataaatatatatatatatatatatatatatatatatatatatatatatatatatatatatatatatatatatatatatatatatatatatatatatatatatatatatgtatatatatatatatatatatatatatatatatatgtatatatatatttgtatatatatataggtatatatatatataaatatatatatatatatatatatatatatatatatatacatatatatatgtatatatatatatatctatacgtatataaaatgtatatatttcttttatatatattcataaatttacCCACATATGCATGCATAAATACAtgttattcaaataaataaaaaaatatgataaagaaTAAATGTTAGAATTATATATACAACACCAACTCTATAATTAGGATTTAATTCTTTTCCTATTAAaattagaagtttttaaaaaaaatggaaataaagtATCTTATCCAATtgtgtttttattcaaaaaaaacctaataatgCATACTTTCATTATTGGTAGAAGATTTTATACTGAAGTATTGAAATGATAATTAGGGTAAggtgtttaaagttttttaaacaaataagaaTTTAGTCTGTTAACAGACTAAATTTTGTCtgacttattatgttttattaacttattatgttttattttatacacaaTTTGATAGAAAATCTAAAAACTTTAGATTAGTCGCAATAAAAATAGGTTATAAAAcataactttattaaagaattatttaaaccatCTGCATGCGTTCTATTAAGTTTTCCTTACCTTTCCTTTAcggcaaatattttttgtaatggcTAGTTAATGAGACAATAATTGTCACTGTGCCACTTCCTCAACGTTGTCAAAACGACGTTTTATTTACGTTGGCAAAAAAATACTCTTTCAACGCTTTTCACTTACCACATTTTCAACGTTAGTGTATGTAAAGTTGAATAAATGTTGtttcataaattatattatttgcgTACTTTTATTCAACGTTGAATTAACGCGACATTTTGAGAAGATAATATACGTTGAAATTtatacgcttattcaacgttgaaaatgtgacgtttaaaaagcggtttATTTTTAACGTTGATTAAGCATAAATTTTGAAACGTCTTTAAAGTGGCTTTTTGCGTTAGCTGATTCCACGTTGAATAAACGTCTTTCATTTGAGAAGCTAAATAACGTTACAACttcaacgcttattcaacgtttcaatttaccgtgatttagtatacaaaaacaaacattgattcaacgttgaaagcacgttgtttttgtgactgtaacgctttttctacgctgcgaccggttttcaacgttgattcaacgctgacatgtGTGCTgggtacatatatatatatatatatatatgtatatatatatatatatatatatatatatatatatatatatatatatatatatatatatatatatatgtatatatatatatatatatatatatatatatatatatatatgtatatatatatatatatatatatatatatatatatatatatatatatatatatatgtatatatatatatatgtatatatatatatatatatatatatatatatatatacatatatatatatatatatatatacatatatgtatatatatatatatatatatatatatatatatatatatatatatatcatatatcatggcgatatatgatatatatatatatatatatatatatatatatatatatatatatatatatatatatatatatatatatatatcatggcgAACCATGTGAGCTGCTTCTCTAAACTGTATTTTAcgagagtatatatatatgtatatatatatatatgtatatatatatatatatatatatatatatatatatatatatatatatatattatatatatatgaatatacataGGCCTCGGCAGAAGTGAATGAGCACGAGAGCGGATAAAAGCCTCTAAGACAATCATGGCGAGCCATGTGAGCTGCTTCTCTAAACTGCATTTTACGAGagctgtttatttatataaaactgtttaataaatacaaaatttggttttatacttgttacaagcATATGTTTGCAACGTTAATATTACTATAATACACACTAAACAAGCGTCATTTATTGCGAcgtgaaaatttctttaaatgtgagattttttttttgcaaaaaccgTGCCTGTTTTATATgcaagtaattaaatttttctgactttgcatttttcattttagttacaattataattaaaaagtaaaacgcTTTAGGCAAGTGTGGGTGAGAGCAAGTGCTAAAGCTCTTGCTTCCGGCGAGGCCTAAATATAGTAACTTCTATACAAAGAAAatacatctttttatgttggTAATAGTTTCATTCCTAAAGGCTATCATTAGTCAGgtaatacaaaacaagaaacaaaagacctggtaaaatataaagttacagtggTGTGTGCTCTGTCATCataacaacaaacaacaaaaagaaaaaaagaaaaatccaATAATGGCTACCGAATCATCCTTATCGAATTTTGCACGAAGAAATTTACTTTTGTGCCTACATTTAGATACTAGTTCAtaccttttatttaattagttatcATTGGTGTAAGATATTATGCCAAATTTTTcgatattaaaagatattgcaTAGTTGGTGTATATAAGTTTGAATGCAGTTTCACTAACTCCAAAATTCACTTTTTCATTTCCGTCCGGTGTGTCTGGGTATGAGTGGCTTGATACACTATGTTATTTACAAGGCACTGTTGATTTAAAGGGCACTTGCTTTAAATAGTacaattgcaatatttattgtGATCTGAAGTGTTGTTTTTCGATATATAAAGGTTACGAGAGATAACAATTGATTTGATGTTTGGCATACAACATTATAACACCTTTAGAGTATTTCTATTCAAAGTCTTGTGGCATTTAATAGCCAGCAAAGAAGTGTTTGTctattaaatctaaaaagaCTTTACCAATTTtgattgaaacatttttactacATGACGGATTAAATAGATTTGATTGCgcttacagttttttaatagagATTACATAAGTTTCGGAgtataattaaattcaaatttgtaaccagactttTTTAATCCATCTTAATACATATTGGCAGAGTttggaaaaatagttttattaggtTAATTAGCGGACAGCCTTAACTCTACAGAAGGAGGAAGTTGCTTTAAAACGCTAGGAGGGTGATTGAAATCAACATTTACGTAATTTAGTTCATTATTTGCTTtacaaaatggttttaaagATTGGCCATTAGGATTAAGCATCATGTTAAGAaagttcaaaacttttatattacgtTGTATAGAGAtagaaagtttgttatttttaaaaaaaaaaaaatttttttgtatccaTGAAGCGGCcacaagtatttttaaaaaccactaGCTCATCATTTCAGTATAAGCCAAAATCTGTTTTGTTAAAATGCTGGGAAAggtgaaaaagaagaaaaatttcgATTAACTCATATACCTCTGCTTTGTAAAAAAGTACCCATTGCAACATCAAACAAAccactgattttttaaatccaagGCTGTTTATTGTTAAACAACAATGATTTTTGGGCTTGTTCAAATATTAGTTATGGGTAATTCTATCTCAAATCAGCAGGCTCATATCACCCGATGTTTTCgattttgctaatttttctATATGTTATAGGGTTTATGAAATTTAGGAAAATATGAAATTCGGAACCTCCAACTCCATATGGTTCATGAGATATAATGAACTCAACTTTCTTACttatgctgactcagcatttttcgaaaaacatttttttttgttgataaatagcagtaatatataaatcaaatgaGGTATCATCCTGAAATTTTGTACACAGACAATCTTGCTCATGGTGGATACGAATTTGACCACCTTAACTACATGTAAATTAGATGAAAAAGGCATATATTTTGGGGCATCTTGACGATCATAATGGTTATGTCACCCTGATATTGTTTTTTGGAGGCATTGTTTTAACTTACAATTTAGGTATCTAACatcactataaaaaaaaatatatattactgggtttttaaactattttaaacgcagctttttaaaacttcttgtaatatttaatttaacttatttatggCAAAACAAGCTACATCttaattttatgttgtaaaaagttattgctaaagtctttttaaagcaataataaatttatactttatttatatttttttattcctagGGTAGACTTGAAGTATGGGAGGAGGGAGGGGCAATCAGGCTTCCGTCTTCCTCTCCTCCCCCCtcctctcaaaaaaaaataataataataattgttatactttccaaattaaatattttaccaaaacttgaaaattttgttttgttgaaattttttcttttaaggtTTTCAGAGGTCgtataaatcaataattaaaattagtatttttatttattatagctaaattttttgaaaaagaccaACATTTCTTTAAGTATAAAAGCTGTAGTAGGTTGTAATCCAAATGCGTTcataaaagacattttttgtaataggctttatttacaaaagagtcttttttcttttattaataaaacctttatcttcctcattattatattaattcttCTGATTTCGTGATGTAAATATAAGTTTCATATGACTTTGtagaatttatatatttacttaactagttaaaaaatgtttaatgattaCTATatgatttgttaataaaataaaaattaattaactttaaatcatGTATAAGAGGAAGCAATGTAATATGGGAAATCCAATTATATGGACATTATAATAAACTGCATAAATAATGTAccattaactaaataatttttatggtatttctaaaaaaatttattttggaaaatatcacaaaacaatattttttgaataaatttaaaagttggaaaATATAGAAAAGTGTTCTAATCGATTAGAATGTAATGTTGACTGCCACAAGCAAGGTTTAACAAGAACACAAGGTCTTTTAAATCAATCAACACTTTTAAGTGATGAAAAACACAAGTTATTATCGAGAGCTGGTTTATTTGATTGTGGAAAATTGTTTACATCagtttgttattataattgaaaacaCTTTGGAGTTGCATTTAAAAGGAAATTTTAGAAATGCTGTAATCTATTTAAGAAACATtgatatggaaaaaaaaaagaaaaaggcaattttgatattatttagatgattaaaatgattcaaacagtaattaaataaactaaaaaactaataagataaataaatgcttttttaagaagaaaattcacatcttttttagattcaaaacttatttgtttcataaattgataaaaatactaatatgtTCTTAACAAAGATGCTTAGTTGATAttagtttttagaaataaattttttttatcggaAGTGTGAAGATATCACTATCAATGGGAAAAACTCCTAAAACACAAGGTATTCCTGTTGCACCTGGGTGAAAATTATGCAGTAGTTGTTACAAAAGGGTACGGATTAAATCAAAATGAAGAATCAAATGATCAATGCTTCAGCACGGTTGAGTCTGAACATGAACAACGTGCACTTCTCAATGAAAGTCTTTAATCTATAGTTGTATCACCTATTAAGCTTAAATCAGTGCCAAAACACTAATTGTTATCAAttgccaaattaaaatttgatcaaaTAAGTGaagcaacaacaaacaaaataaataaagtttttaatattgattcTTTGATTAGATTGACACCATCTTGAACACTACTAACTTTTTCAGTTGATAATCATCAAATAGACAATCTTATCTcacttttaaatgaattaaaatacaaactaaaaaGTGTGACATTATACTCTGCAAAAATGCAGATATTGACATTAACTCCGGAATCATTGTACTCCAAAAACCTGAAGAATTTTTAATGTGTCTATTTACCTTATACAAGAGGCTTAAAacgctaaaaaaatattttgtataaatcaTCATCAAAAATAGGAGTGTTGCTTTCCCATGAAACGATTGATCTTGTTCATAGCTCTTATCAAGGCAACGAGTTCACGCAAATGATGCCCGGAAACAAAAGATTTTGTCAGTATAGGGTATTGACAACACATGCAAAAAACACTAGTGttgatttaaaagaatttcatgAAGGATTTAAATCTGCACactcaaatttaaatgttgaatgtttaatttaaatgttttgcttTCGCCTAAGATGGTGTATAACCACAAACTTGTCTGGTACTCACAGTGTTTGTGTCT
The nucleotide sequence above comes from Hydra vulgaris chromosome 09, alternate assembly HydraT2T_AEP. Encoded proteins:
- the LOC136085517 gene encoding uncharacterized protein LOC136085517, producing MSRKAITYEDRVKVVHFHQEGKSAHEIGRIVKRSHNSVLTIIKRFKETKSYVDRHRSGRPRLTTPNGDRRLIRLAKKNRTMPSHELRREWKFSNGRQASASLVRRKLLANNMLWKKAVLKPRLTKRHIKRKEFCQSVKEWSKQKWRTVLFSDEMNIEVDNRKNRIMIRRQPSEKYNHDCIIQRTKQGSGSVGIWCCMTYYGLGMFKLFDGRPTLLIMSIF